The Candidatus Nealsonbacteria bacterium nucleotide sequence TACAGCAGATATTACTGCTTCTTGTACAAGCGCTCATTGCACTGCTACTCCTATTGCTTGCCACGCAACAACAAGCGCTTATTGTGTTAGCTCAAGGCTAAATGAAGCAAACCAGTTCTGGTGCGTTAGATCTGATGGAAGGTCAGGTCGTGCAACTACAGCATGTACGGCTACTGCTGCGTGTACTATTCCATAGTATAGTTATTATTTCTCAATCTTAAAAGCCCTCTAACAGTAGAGGGTTTTTTATTTTATCCTTTTAGTATATAATGCGTTTATGACTTTAATTTATTTTTTAGTATTTGCGTTGGGAATGATCATTGGATCATTTTTAAATTGTATTATTTATAGGCTACACACAGAGGAGAGTTTTATAAAAGGAAGGTCGTTTTGTCCTAATTGTAAGAAAGGCCTTAAGGCGATTGATCTCATTCCTCTTTTTAGCTTTCTTTCTTTAAGGGGAAAATGTAGATATTGTTCCACTAAAATATCTTTTCAGTACCCTTTAGTTGAGGTAATAACAGGAGCTCTTTTTGTTTTGACACTGCACTACAAGATGCCCCATCTTCTTAATCTTTGGGGAGCTATTGAGATTGGATATCTCTTCCTTATAATCTCCTTAATGGTAGTTATTTTTGTTTATGATTTAAAGCATTATCTCATTCCGGACGAAGCAGTATTTATGGCCATTGGAG carries:
- a CDS encoding prepilin peptidase, whose product is MTLIYFLVFALGMIIGSFLNCIIYRLHTEESFIKGRSFCPNCKKGLKAIDLIPLFSFLSLRGKCRYCSTKISFQYPLVEVITGALFVLTLHYKMPHLLNLWGAIEIGYLFLIISLMVVIFVYDLKHYLIPDEAVFMAIGATFLWQLLSYFNGAITLNEFGLVVLSGLGASSFFLSLFLVSKGSWIGFGDVKLAIFMGFFLGLPNILVALFLSFMIGAIIGVGLVLSKKKELKSEVPFAPFLIIGTLLAFFVGESLATGYINLFY